The following coding sequences lie in one Fusarium poae strain DAOMC 252244 chromosome 1, whole genome shotgun sequence genomic window:
- a CDS encoding hypothetical protein (BUSCO:3198at5125), which yields MAVQDAGGSENQELDKATLLDQMVAAAQESVAQSEDQEEQPNTEGLNEEDALRNLTGTVRDQNDLERDITLQANAALNEAEDKKDQNRIAKLQETKQRLQAQLGKEKKNLEAAHSNVYKSRNVQKNIAKLDEQIRQITSDISDFQARISKRHEDNPVEDPKKSKSTKLPGETNREFLIRTGKITPFAKIGGPRPAGIQGQLAETILDAEEEAAAEQLGGELEGPASHQRLRRPGFADELEPETAPSQPAVTVAESEFSLRPRKKKRTQKERSPSADFQPEASGNDSHDDDVWQQGNEDDLIREQRRQAKAKAKVADQEQIDLSKIDDGNVSHFKARLNDWVTRRSRARKARRQTSEISADANESDEEEEEWFKPAPDFPDYDFGDGLKLPGDIHPSLFGYQKTGVQWLAELYKQNVGGIIGDEMGLGKTVQLIAFIAALHYSKKLYRPVIVVAPATLLRQWVSEFHRWWPPLRVSILHASGSGMMNPKFEDEYDLDHYKPLATKSEKAASRIVNGVVKSGHVLVTTYTGLQTYADTLLPVEWDYAVLDEGHKIRNPNAEITVTCKELNTPNRVILSGTPVQNNLTELWSLFDFIYPMRLGTLVNFRSQFEIPIRQGGYANASNLQVMTAEKCAEALKETIAEYLLQRLKVDVAADLPEKTEQVLFCKLTDGQRKAYETFIKSDEVSAILNRRRQSLYGIDILRKICNHPDLLDKSLGKKAGYDFGNPKLSAKLQLTKDLLQKVMIPNGHKTLLFSQGKQMLDIIEKCMNECGISYVRMDGETPVDQRQPMIDRFNESPDIHVFLMTTRTGGLGTNLTGADRIIIFDPDWNPSTDLQARERAWRLGQKKPVKIYRLMTEGTIEEKIYHRQIFKQFMTNKVLKDPKQRSSYDLSDLYDLFSFNTGKDASANRSEVFKKAQVSLANGDEGGDGNLDPNDVDSRDREKDVEGRELKQMGLVAAMEDYREDKSANDEKRMLEGIFAKSVNNAYDHEAIVNGPQKPQADISILQDEANQVARQAAAHLRQAGDEARRVPIGTVTWTGEVGQAGRPGANRRRGGPSSAGIMSNLADRQGLDTGSGRSSRSGTPGLDKNLKSKDFVAMIKTFINRHNGRVPSKMLVDHFNPYCPGKKQSDEFKSALDKVAVLNKTGGAGRGIWTLKPGVK from the coding sequence ATGGCAGTCCAAGATGCGGGCGGCTCAGAAAACCAGGAGCTTGACAAGGCGACGCTTCTTGATCAAATGGTAGCTGCGGCCCAGGAAAGCGTGGCACAAAGCGAAGACCAAGAGGAGCAGCCAAACACCGAAGGACTCAACGAGGAAGACGCCCTGCGGAATTTGACTGGTACTGTCCGAGACCAGAATGATCTGGAACGTGACATCACACTACAAGCCAATGCTGCCTTGAACGAAGCAGAGGATAAAAAGGACCAAAACCGTATAGCAAAATTGCAGGAGACCAAGCAGCGACTCCAGGCTCAACTgggtaaagaaaagaaaaatctTGAAGCTGCACACAGCAACGTCTACAAATCTCGAAATGTCCAAAAGAACATCGCCAAGTTGGATGAACAAATCCGTCAAATAACCAGCGACATTTCGGATTTCCAGGCACGAATATCCAAGCGTCACGAAGACAACCCTGTTGAAGATCCGAAAAAATCTAAATCTACAAAGCTTCCTGGCGAAACCAATCGTGAGTTTCTGATTCGAACTGGAAAAATCACACCGTTCGCCAAGATCGGAGGGCCGCGACCGGCAGGCATTCAAGGGCAACTCGCGGAAACTATCTTGGACGCCGAGGAAGAGGCAGCTGCAGAACAATTAGGAGGAGAGCTTGAAGGCCCCGCTTCTCACCAGCGGCTTCGACGTCCAGGCTTTGCCGATGAACTCGAACCAGAAACAGCACCATCTCAGCCAGCTGTGACTGTTGCCGAGAGCGAATTCTCACTACGACCGAGGAAAAAGAAACGTACGCAAAAAGAACGTAGTCCATCTGCAGATTTTCAGCCTGAAGCGTCCGGCAATGATTCACATGACGACGACGTCTGGCAGCAAGGGAATGAGGACGACCTGATCAGAGAACAGCGTCGCCAGGCCAAAGCAAAGGCGAAAGTCGCCGACCAAGAGCAGATCGATCTTAGTAAGATTGATGATGGCAATGTGTCACATTTCAAGGCGAGGCTGAACGACTGGGTGACGCGTCGAAGCCGCGCAAGAAAAGCCCGGCGCCAAACAAGTGAGATATCTGCTGATGCCAACGAGagcgacgaggaggaggaagaatggTTCAAACCTGCACCGGACTTTCCAGACTATGACTTTGGCGATGGCCTGAAGCTCCCTGGCGATATCCATCCGTCGCTCTTCGGTTACCAAAAAACTGGTGTTCAATGGCTTGCAGAACTCTACAAACAGAACGTGGGCGGCATCATTGGCGACGAAATGGGCCTCGGAAAGACGGTACAACTGATCGCTTTTATCGCCGCCCTTCACTACAGCAAAAAGCTGTATCGCCCGGTCATTGTCGTTGCTCCTGCTACTCTTCTCCGGCAATGGGTGAGCGAGTTTCATCGTTGGTGGCCACCGCTTCGCGTGTCCATTTTGCATGCTTCAGGCAGTGGCATGATGAACCCAAAATTTGAAGATGAATACGATCTGGATCATTACAAGCCCCTCGCTACCAAGTCTGAAAAGGCTGCGAGTCGAATCGTCAATGGAGTTGTCAAAAGTGGGCATGTTCTGGTGACCACATACACCGGTCTCCAGACATACGCAGATACCCTACTGCCAGTTGAATGGGACTACGCCGTTTTGGACGAAGGTCACAAAATTCGAAATCCAAATGCCGAGATCACTGTGACTTGCAAGGAACTAAACACGCCAAACCGAGTTATTCTTTCTGGAACACCGGTGCAAAACAACTTGACTGAGCTATGGTCACTTTTTGATTTCATCTACCCCATGCGTCTAGGAACGCTCGTCAACTTTAGGTCCCAGTTTGAGATCCCCATTCGTCAAGGTGGGTATGCAAACGCTTCTAACCTGCAGGTCATGACCGCGGAGAAGTGTGCAGAGGCCTTGAAAGAGACGATCGCAGAATATCTGCTTCAACGTTTGAAAGTTGATGTAGCTGCTGATCTCCCCGAAAAAACAGAGCAAGTCCTTTTTTGCAAGCTGACTGATGGTCAACGTAAGGCGTACGAGACCTTTATAAAGTCAGATGAGGTATCGGCGATTTTGAACCGAAGACGACAATCACTCTATGGAATCGACATTCTACGCAAGATTTGCAACCATCCCGATCTGCTTGACAAGAGCCTGGGGAAGAAGGCCGGATACGACTTTGGTAACCCCAAGTTATCAGCAAAGCTCCAACTCACAAAGGACTTGCTGCAAAAAGTCATGATACCGAATGGACACAAAACGCTCCTCTTCTCGCAGGGCAAACAGATGCTTGACATTATTGAAAAATGCATGAACGAATGCGGAATTTCCTATGTTCGAATGGATGGAGAAACACCCGTGGACCAGCGCCAGCCGATGATTGACAGATTCAACGAATCACCAGATATACATGTGTTCCTCATGACAACTCGAACTGGAGGATTGGGAACAAACCTTACAGGAGCCGATCGAATCATCATCTTTGACCCTGACTGGAACCCGTCCACAGATCTACAGGCCCGAGAACGAGCATGGAGACTGGGCCAGAAGAAGCCAGTCAAGATTTATCGGCTCATGACCGAGGGAACTATTGAGGAGAAGATATATCATCGTCAAATTTTCAAGCAGTTCATGACGAACAAAGTCTTGAAGGATCCCAAGCAGCGAAGCAGTTATGATCTGTCTGACCTCTACGATCTCTTCAGTTTCAACACAGGCAAAGACGCAAGCGCCAACCGGAGTGAAGTTTTCAAGAAGGCACAAGTTTCCTTGGCCAATGGGGATGAAGGTGGTGACGGAAACCTTGACCCAAACGATGTTGATAGTCGAGATCGTGAGAAGGACGTTGAGGGTAGGGAACTTAAGCAAATGGGCCTGGTAGCCGCCATGGAAGACTACAGAGAAGACAAATCCGCCAACGACGAAAAGCGTATGTTGGAGGGCATCTTTGCTAAGTCGGTCAACAATGCATATGACCACGAGGCCATCGTCAACGGACCCCAAAAGCCACAGGCTGATATCTCGATTCTTCAAGATGAGGCAAACCAAGTAGCACGTCAAGCTGCAGCACATCTTCGACAAGCTGGCGATGAAGCACGAAGGGTCCCTATTGGCACTGTTACGTGGACTGGTGAAGTCGGACAGGCGGGCCGTCCAGGAGCCAACCGTCGTCGCGGAGGGCCAAGTTCAGCCGGTATCATGAGTAATCTGGCGGATCGCCAAGGCCTTGATACAGGAAGTGGCAGAAGCTCTCGCTCGGGGACCCCAGGCCTGGACAAGAATCTCAAGTCCAAGGACTTTGTAGCCATGATCAAGACTTTCATCAACCGTCACAATGGCCGCGTTCCCAGCAAGATGCTAGTGGACCACTTCAACCCCTACTGTCCAGGCAAGAAGCAGAGCGACGAGTTCAAATCAGCACTGGACAAGGTCGCAGTCTTGAACAAGACGGGAGGTGCAGGAAGGGGAATCTGGACATTGAAGCCAGGTGTAAAATAG
- the RPS14 gene encoding ribosomal protein S14, S11 (BUSCO:55600at5125), whose translation MPPKKTATRAPQENISLGPSVRDGELVFGVARIFASFNDTFVHVTDLSGRETITRVTGGMKVKADRDESSPYAAMLAAQDVAARCKELGINALHIKIRATGGNGTKTPGPGAQSALRALARAGMKIGRIEDVTPTPSDSTRRKGGRRGRRL comes from the exons ATGCCTCCCAAGAAGACCGCCACCCGTGCTCCCCAGGAGAACATCTCCCTCGGACCTTCCGTTCGCGATG GCGAGCTGGTCTTCGGCGTTGCCCGTATCTTCGCCTCTTTCAACGATACCTTCGTCCACGTCACCGATCTGAG TGGCCGTGAGACTATCACCCGTGTTACTGGTGGTATGAAGGTCAAGGCCGACCGTGACGAGTCCTCCCCCTACGCTGCCATGTTGGCTGCTCAGGACGTCGCTGCCCGCTGCAAGGAGCTTGGCATCAACGCTCTTCACATCAAGATCCGTGCCACCGGTG GTAACGGTACCAAGACCCCTGGTCCCGGTGCCCAGTCCGCTCTCCGTGCCCTTGCCCGTGCTGGCATGAAGATTGGCCGAATTGAGGACGTTACCCCTACTCCTTCCGACTCTACCCGCAGAAAGGGTGGTCGCCGTGGTCGTCGTCTCTAA